One window of the Trifolium pratense cultivar HEN17-A07 linkage group LG2, ARS_RC_1.1, whole genome shotgun sequence genome contains the following:
- the LOC123909395 gene encoding ISWI chromatin-remodeling complex ATPase CHR17-like has protein sequence MSPLFRFDWFVKSRTTQELTRRCDTLIRLVEKENQEYDERERQARKEKKLATKSSTPSKRPLPRQAESPSLKKRKQLTMDHYVSSGKRKK, from the exons ATGTCACCCTTGTTTCGTTTTGATTGGTTTGTAAAGTCACGCACAACTCAGGAACTAACAAGGAGATGTGACACCCTCATTCGGCTGGTAGAGAAGGAAAATCAAGAATATGATGAAAGGGAGAGACAAGCTCGTAAAGAAAAGAAACTTGCCACTAAG AGTTCGACTCCATCAAAGCGCCCCTTGCCAAGACAGGCAGAGAGTCCATCTCTGAAGAAGCGGAAGCAATTAACGATGGATCACTATGTAAGCTCG gggaagagaaaaaaataa